Proteins encoded within one genomic window of Gadus macrocephalus chromosome 16, ASM3116895v1:
- the LOC132474059 gene encoding uncharacterized protein K02A2.6-like, with protein sequence MAAARLQRWALFLGAHTYTIEFKGTRQHGNADGLSRLPHEPHPVGNMTDPADAFHLTQLESLPVTRAQIQKETNRDPSVSKVYELTLNGWPTHGYPLLPEYSTHRDQLSVCQGCVMWGSRVIVPPKLRSRVLESLHEGHLGVVKMKSLARSYVWWPGIDSQIENLAKTCSGCQQIQRQPQTAPLHSWEWPTTPWQRIHIDYAGPFMDRMFLIVVDAHSKWPEVFTVKQATSAQTVDMLRTLFSRTGLPQQLVSDNASIFTGEEFQKFIRKNGVKHITSAPHHPATNGLAERFVQSFKQSMKAIM encoded by the exons ATGGCAGCGGCACGCTTGCAACGATGGGCTCTGTTTCTAGGTGCTCACACCTACACCATTGAATTTAAAGGGACAAGACAGCACGGAAACGCGGATGGACTCTCACGCCTCCCACACGAGCCACACCCGGTGGGGAACATGACTGATCCAGCTGACGCGTTCCACTTGACTCAACTGGAGTCACTTCCGGTCACAAGAGCTCAGATACAAAAGGAAACCAACAGAGATCCCTCAGTATCCAAGGTATATGAGTTGACGTTGAATGGATGGCCAACTCATGGCTACCCCCTGCTACCTGAGTACTCCACCCATCGTGACCAGCTATCAGTGTGTCAAGGCTGTGTCATGTGGGGCTCACGTGTCATTGTACCACCCAAGCTGCGTTCAAGAGTGCTGGAGTCACTGCACGAAGGGCATCTCGGTGTAGTAAAGATGAAAAGCCTTGCTAGAAGCTACGTCTGGTGGCCTGGCATAGACAGCCAAATTGAAAACCTCGCTAAGACCTGCAGTGGGTGCCAGCAGATACAGCGCCAGCCCCAGACAGCACCCCTCCACTCATGGGAGTGGCCCACTACTCCATGGCAACGTATTCACATTGACTATGCAGGACCCTTTATGGATCGGATGTTCCTCATTGTGGTGGATGCCCACTCAAAGTGGCCCGAAGTATTCACAGTGAAACAGGCCACATCTGCTCAAACTGTGGACATGCTGCGAACACTCTTCTCACGCACAGGTTTGCCTCAACAACTGGTGAGTGACAATGCAAGCATATTCACTGGGGAGGAGTTCCAGAAGTTCATCAGGAAGAATGGTGTCAAGCACATTACCTCAGCTCCTCACCATCCTGCAACAAATGGATTAGCGGAGCGTTTTGTACAGTCTTTCAAACAGTCGATGAAAGCAA TTATGTAG